The following coding sequences are from one Triticum dicoccoides isolate Atlit2015 ecotype Zavitan chromosome 4A, WEW_v2.0, whole genome shotgun sequence window:
- the LOC119287436 gene encoding 4-hydroxy-3-methylbut-2-enyl diphosphate reductase-like, producing the protein MLSASLKPPPSLAAISPSSRAPAPPAASFPSLLPSRGRVRLSAAASEGATVSQEDAASVSAAFEEARLAQFAADWKAVRADKEQGKILTLPVLRSNTGGLILKYNSMQGFVPNPLLSPAHWCKDPKRPIQDVTKDLVGSSVSVKVVEANEAEKKLVFSEKDASWSMYSSQVKIGGTYDGIVGSVFHYGAFVHLRFPDGKYHLTGLVHISEVSWDLVQDVQDFLTEGDIVKVIVVNVDAEKSRIGLSIRQLEEDPLLETLDKIIPLEPDLSPDSETASSPPEIELLPGLDGICNELLQEDGITDVRFGRQALEKRVVSQDLELWLSSVPAKDNQYKLLARAGRQVQEVYLTTSLDQEGVKKAVQRVLGRIP; encoded by the exons ATGCTGTCCGCGTCCCTGAAGCCGCCGCCCTCCCTCGCGGCGATCTCCCCGTCCTCCCGcgcccccgcgccgcccgccgcctcatTCCCTTCCCTTCTTCCCAGCCGCGGCCGGGTCCGCCTCTCGGCGGCCGCGTCCGAGGGAGCCACCGTCAGCCAGGAGGACGCCGCGTCCGTCTCCGCCGCGTtcgaggaggcgcgcctggcccaG TTCGCGGCGGACTGGAAGGCTGTGCGCGCAGACAAGGAACAGGGGAAGATCCTCACGCTGCCGGTGCTGCGCTCAAACACCGGCGGGCTCATCCTGAAATACAACTCCATGCAGGGCTTCGTGCCCAATCCTCTCCTCAGCCCCGCCCATTGGTGTAAAG ATCCCAAAAGGCCCATTCAAGATGTTACAAAGGACCTAGTAGGTTCCTCTGTTTCTGTCAAG GTAGTTGAAGCAAATGAGGCAGAAAAGAAGCTTGTATTCTCTGAGAAGGATGCCAGTTGGTCAATGTACTCTTCTCAAGTAAAGATTGGCGGTACCTATGATGGAATTGTTGGTTCTGTCTTCCACTATGGTGCATTTGTTCACCTGCGATTTCCTGATG GAAAGTATCATCTCACTGGTCTCGTACATATCTCTGAGGTCTCTTGGGATCTTGTCCAAGATGTCCAAGATTTTCTAACTGAAGGCGATATCGTCAAGGTCATAGTGGTGAATGTTGATGC GGAGAAGTCAAGGATTGGTTTATCAATCAGGCAATTGGAGGAAGATCCTCTGCTGGAGACATTGgacaaaattattcctttg GAACCCGACCTATCACCTGATTCTGAGACCGCATCATCTCCTCCAGAAATTGAACTTCTTCCAGGACTTGACGGTATATGTAATGAACTTCTACAAGAGGACGG TATAACAGATGTGCGGTTCGGGCGGCAGGCTTTGGAGAAACGTGTGGTTTCACAAGATCTAGAGCTCTGGCTTTCTAGC GTGCCAGCTAAGGACAACCAGTACAAGCTTCTTGCTCGAGCTGGGAGACAG GTCCAGGAAGTGTACCTGACGACGAGCCTAGACCAGGAGGGCGTGAAGAAGGCGGTGCAAAGAGTGCTAGGACGCATTCCCTGA